The Clostridia bacterium genome contains a region encoding:
- a CDS encoding DUF1573 domain-containing protein, with the protein MKDLLWDEFQEAVQEGLVRDRSILDVLSKLQDSACRVQRSVTKAVTTCGCIRINAAKPEVPPEISLRELRNYLDDHVEGSLCAHCQEVLEEEVGRQLYYLAALANILNVNVYDILLKEHKKVAALGIYNI; encoded by the coding sequence ATGAAAGACCTCCTGTGGGACGAATTCCAGGAAGCTGTCCAGGAAGGCCTCGTACGTGACCGCAGCATCCTCGATGTCTTGTCCAAGCTCCAGGATTCGGCTTGCAGGGTTCAGCGCTCGGTCACGAAAGCGGTTACCACCTGTGGGTGCATTCGCATCAACGCCGCCAAGCCGGAGGTTCCTCCGGAGATCTCCCTGCGTGAACTTCGGAACTACCTGGATGACCATGTGGAAGGCTCGCTCTGCGCGCACTGCCAGGAGGTCCTTGAAGAAGAAGTCGGACGGCAGTTGTATTACCTCGCCGCTCTCGCCAACATTCTCAACGTAAACGTGTACGATATCCTGTTGAAAGAACATAAGAAAGTGGCCGCGCTCGGAATCTACAACATCTGA
- a CDS encoding CarD family transcriptional regulator, producing MFGVGDKVVYPMHGAGVIEAVEEREILGEKKEYYVMRMPIGDMQVLIPVDGVDHVGLREVIPAEEWGAVAEVLGRDDPDAYTNWNRRYRANAERLKTGDIYEVAAVVRNLVVRDRHRGLSTGERKMLDNARRILVSEIVLACDIDEECASRWIEEAILANQSA from the coding sequence TTGTTCGGCGTGGGCGACAAGGTCGTCTACCCCATGCACGGGGCCGGCGTCATCGAGGCCGTCGAGGAGCGGGAGATCCTCGGCGAAAAGAAGGAGTACTACGTGATGCGCATGCCCATCGGGGACATGCAGGTGCTGATTCCCGTCGACGGCGTCGACCACGTCGGCCTGCGGGAGGTCATCCCTGCGGAAGAGTGGGGTGCGGTCGCCGAAGTGCTCGGCAGGGATGACCCGGACGCGTACACGAACTGGAACCGGCGCTACCGGGCCAACGCCGAGCGGCTCAAGACCGGCGACATCTATGAAGTGGCCGCCGTCGTCCGCAACCTCGTGGTCCGGGACAGGCACCGCGGCCTGTCGACCGGCGAAAGAAAGATGCTCGACAACGCGCGGCGCATTCTCGTGAGCGAGATCGTTCTCGCGTGCGACATCGACGAAGAGTGCGCGTCCCGCTGGATCGAGGAGGCCATCCTCGCGAACCAGTCCGCCTGA